In Opitutaceae bacterium TAV5, one genomic interval encodes:
- a CDS encoding radical SAM protein — protein MTAPARHACSAIPGRGTPLAPPNRFERLHLEPDPDADSCPEDEAPLPRTQFYDDSSESILNPVDSPDVPISMGLNPYRGCEHGCAYCFARPTHDYLGWNAGLAFETRIMVKRRAPDLLRAALSTSRWSPRTISMSGVTDCYQPAERRFRITRGCLEVLAEFRNPVTIITKNALITRDLDVLASLARHRCVMVYLSVTTLDATLAGKLEPRAARPEHRLRTIRALADAGVPVGVMAAPVIPGLTDTELPAILAAAADAGACTAGYTLLRLPYAVKDVFLQWLDDHAPEKKARILSRLESLRGGRLNSSAWGDRMQGQGVFAQQLRDLFHITARRAGLDGGGPELTTEHFRRPGGVQLELFPRESAGA, from the coding sequence ATGACCGCGCCCGCCCGACATGCCTGCTCTGCCATCCCCGGGCGCGGCACCCCGCTCGCCCCGCCCAACCGCTTCGAACGCCTGCACCTCGAACCGGACCCCGACGCGGACTCCTGCCCCGAAGACGAGGCTCCCTTGCCCCGCACACAGTTCTACGACGACTCCAGCGAATCGATCCTCAACCCGGTCGACAGCCCGGACGTGCCGATAAGCATGGGCCTCAATCCCTATCGCGGCTGCGAGCATGGCTGCGCCTACTGTTTCGCCCGCCCCACGCACGATTACCTCGGCTGGAACGCCGGCCTCGCTTTCGAAACCCGGATCATGGTCAAGCGCCGCGCCCCCGACCTGCTCCGCGCCGCGCTCTCCACTTCCCGGTGGAGCCCCCGGACGATCTCGATGAGCGGCGTGACCGATTGCTATCAGCCTGCCGAGCGCCGCTTTCGCATCACGCGCGGCTGTCTCGAGGTGCTGGCGGAATTTCGCAATCCCGTCACGATCATCACCAAGAACGCCCTGATCACCCGCGACCTCGACGTGCTGGCCAGCCTCGCCCGCCACCGCTGCGTCATGGTTTACCTCAGCGTGACGACGCTCGACGCCACGCTCGCCGGCAAGCTCGAACCCCGCGCCGCCCGTCCCGAACATCGCCTGCGCACGATCCGCGCGCTCGCCGACGCCGGCGTGCCCGTCGGCGTGATGGCCGCACCGGTCATCCCCGGCCTTACCGATACGGAACTGCCCGCCATCCTCGCCGCCGCGGCCGACGCGGGCGCCTGCACGGCCGGCTACACCCTCCTGCGCCTGCCCTACGCCGTGAAGGACGTGTTCCTGCAATGGCTCGACGACCACGCGCCCGAAAAGAAGGCCCGCATCCTCTCCCGTCTCGAATCCCTGCGCGGCGGCCGGCTCAACTCCTCCGCGTGGGGCGACCGCATGCAGGGGCAGGGAGTATTCGCCCAACAATTACGCGACCTGTTTCACATCACCGCCCGCCGGGCGGGTCTCGATGGCGGCGGCCCGGAGTTGACGACCGAACATTTCCGGCGCCCCGGCGGCGTGCAACTGGAGCTGTTCCCGCGCGAATCCGCCGGCGCCTGA
- a CDS encoding nitroreductase, which produces MRSALLFLSLVCVGGPLPAIAQAASAITLPAPQKTGGAPLMDTLARRATSRAFDADAPDLTPQQLSDLLWAAFGINRPDGKRTAPSALNVQEVDIYVLLRQGAFVYNARKHALLPVGGSGSPPGNSDESSSGKPETGPPDLRALGGTQAFVERAALTLVYVTDFSRMGRMGEGLPAAEATALRRETAAFCVGAVAQNASLYCASEGLITGVRMSFDRAKLGAALGLRSNQWISLAQSVGQIKNRNCPPGKKEDPEIHF; this is translated from the coding sequence ATGCGAAGCGCCCTCCTGTTTCTCTCGCTCGTTTGTGTAGGTGGCCCTCTGCCCGCCATCGCGCAAGCAGCCTCGGCGATCACGCTGCCCGCGCCGCAAAAAACCGGCGGGGCGCCGTTGATGGACACGCTGGCCAGGCGAGCCACGTCGCGGGCGTTCGACGCGGACGCGCCCGACCTGACGCCACAACAACTCTCCGACCTGCTCTGGGCGGCATTCGGCATCAACCGGCCCGACGGCAAACGCACGGCGCCCTCCGCGCTCAATGTTCAGGAGGTCGATATCTATGTGCTGCTGCGCCAGGGAGCCTTTGTTTACAATGCCCGAAAACACGCTCTGCTCCCGGTCGGGGGCAGCGGGAGCCCCCCCGGCAACAGCGATGAAAGCAGCTCCGGGAAACCGGAGACCGGTCCGCCGGATCTTCGCGCGCTGGGCGGCACGCAGGCGTTTGTGGAGCGGGCGGCCCTGACCCTGGTTTACGTGACGGATTTCTCGCGCATGGGCCGCATGGGCGAGGGGCTCCCGGCGGCGGAGGCGACGGCGCTGCGGCGCGAGACGGCGGCATTCTGCGTCGGCGCGGTCGCGCAAAACGCGTCGCTCTACTGCGCGTCCGAGGGTCTGATCACCGGCGTGCGCATGTCCTTCGACCGGGCGAAACTCGGCGCGGCGCTCGGCCTGCGCAGCAACCAGTGGATCTCGCTCGCGCAATCGGTGGGACAGATAAAAAATCGTAATTGCCCGCCGGGAAAAAAAGAGGATCCAGAAATTCATTTTTGA